From Alienimonas californiensis, a single genomic window includes:
- a CDS encoding tetratricopeptide repeat protein, producing the protein MSAPPATDLSAVARAHAAAGQREEAADAYEQAAAAAPMDVELHMAAGGAVFAAGRLDRAIELFEKVTRLTPAHARALVNIGAIHNRTGDHKQAERVLQKAISLDHNIAEGFYNLGIARRKLNRNKLAAEAYREAVRLDPAFAEAHQNLGNTLLDLGRARAAADAFREALRIRPDFPKASAGLRRAEAEAEKKQASLTSLDRFALPPAPGGPTMKTAVRQRRYPVLSANHRMKDRAQLGHLTVAVEASAAGWAEILKGDLPAALGKLEHAIAGSTGTTLVDAFDTFERAVERADGAAAAYRIEAVRTRAHEELIRAPKLPDLDPAEAGHEGAAEPPSSASSPAIITGAASPPGPSGETASPPASPPASP; encoded by the coding sequence ATGTCTGCTCCGCCCGCCACTGATCTCTCGGCCGTCGCCCGGGCCCACGCCGCCGCGGGACAGCGTGAGGAGGCGGCGGACGCCTACGAGCAGGCGGCGGCGGCGGCTCCCATGGACGTGGAACTGCACATGGCGGCCGGCGGGGCCGTCTTCGCCGCCGGCCGGCTCGACCGGGCGATTGAACTCTTCGAGAAGGTCACGCGGCTGACCCCCGCCCACGCCCGGGCGCTCGTCAATATCGGGGCGATCCACAACCGGACCGGCGACCACAAGCAGGCCGAACGGGTCCTGCAGAAGGCGATTTCGCTGGATCACAACATCGCCGAGGGCTTCTACAACCTCGGTATCGCCCGGCGGAAACTGAACCGCAACAAACTGGCGGCCGAGGCCTACCGGGAGGCGGTGCGGCTGGACCCGGCCTTCGCGGAAGCCCACCAGAACCTCGGGAACACGCTGCTGGATCTCGGCCGCGCCCGCGCCGCCGCCGACGCCTTCCGCGAGGCGTTGCGAATCCGGCCGGACTTCCCGAAGGCCAGCGCCGGGCTGCGGCGGGCGGAAGCGGAGGCGGAGAAAAAGCAGGCGTCCCTCACCTCGCTGGACCGCTTCGCACTGCCCCCCGCTCCGGGCGGCCCCACGATGAAGACCGCCGTGCGGCAACGTCGTTACCCCGTCCTCTCTGCCAATCATCGGATGAAGGATCGGGCCCAACTGGGCCACTTGACAGTTGCGGTCGAAGCCAGCGCGGCCGGTTGGGCGGAGATCCTCAAGGGCGATCTGCCGGCGGCCCTCGGCAAGCTGGAGCACGCCATCGCCGGGTCGACGGGGACGACGCTCGTCGACGCCTTTGACACCTTTGAGCGGGCGGTGGAGCGGGCGGACGGCGCCGCGGCGGCGTATCGGATCGAAGCCGTGCGCACGCGGGCTCACGAAGAATTGATTCGCGCCCCGAAACTTCCGGACCTGGATCCGGCGGAGGCCGGGCACGAGGGAGCCGCGGAGCCGCCCTCCTCCGCTTCCTCACCGGCGATCATCACCGGGGCGGCCTCGCCGCCGGGTCCGTCGGGAGAAACGGCGTCGCCTCCAGCGTCCCCTCCGGCGTCACCGTGA
- a CDS encoding GlsB/YeaQ/YmgE family stress response membrane protein, with product MDFEQFRGVFSAAAHEFLLWVGFGTIVGLCAKAVMPGRDPGGAIATTLMGIAGSVIGCGVLIFILEQMGRRHGPITPISPVGFGAGIAGAFTLLLFYRLFSGRLLTESEDGDEFMHDQDRRRRRRKLTA from the coding sequence ATGGACTTCGAACAGTTCCGCGGGGTGTTCAGTGCCGCGGCCCACGAATTTCTGCTGTGGGTGGGTTTCGGAACGATCGTCGGCCTATGCGCCAAAGCGGTGATGCCCGGCCGCGACCCCGGCGGGGCGATCGCCACCACGCTGATGGGCATCGCCGGCAGCGTGATCGGCTGCGGCGTCCTCATCTTCATCTTGGAGCAGATGGGCCGCCGGCACGGCCCCATCACGCCGATCAGCCCGGTCGGCTTCGGGGCGGGCATCGCCGGCGCCTTCACCCTGCTGCTGTTCTACCGCCTGTTCTCCGGCCGACTGCTGACCGAGAGCGAGGACGGCGACGAGTTCATGCACGACCAGGACCGCCGTCGGCGCCGCCGGAAGCTGACGGCCTGA
- a CDS encoding ComEC/Rec2 family competence protein, translating to MPLLAPVPAEPGAPADRGADRAEPRRPAVAIAAALAAGVCLDRGLAPLIALPLAVGAAAALLGLAAPAVRRAALLVALVAVGAAAHHVQWRAVAATDVSRRVGDDVILARLTGVLMADPREYEDPNRPSWEDARRSVAEVRCERLDGEDGPVACSGRIRLYAAGSLGDLGAGDRIRALGWLGPVQGPSNPGEWDRRAALRREGIRCEMSADAGTVERLAEGWNLSAPLDWLRGRCARRIDRLMPERAAAAAKALLLGDRTDLTRDDRRRFMASGAMHLLAISGLHVGLLAAFAAGLCRLAGFGAGPTAVLCVAAVVGFALLAEFRPPVLRAVLFVMLAATAWAARRTLDLFNTLCAAAAVVLLVTPASLFEPGTQLSFVAVAGLEWGRRVFAARPPWWPAGRLQWGERLWDGYRLTAGIAVWTAPLVAANFGLVSVVGYALNILLLPAFGALLGLGFVTLGLLIVVPPLATWPGVAFGVGLTALLWIVDAAAALPGGHFAVPPPPPWWLAGWYAGLLGSLLLPIRRIRTAAGRGALLAAGTLWAIALSAAPGDLPEGALRVTALDVGHGSATLIELPDGRTLLYDCGSLSGGERAADAVAAGLRARGRTRLDEIVISHADMDHFNGLPELLTGAAWGGVRIGGLSVGPHFLASGQEDARAALEAADALPLARLARGLTRTAGGATLTVLHPGATLDPEASDNDRSVVILIEYADRRLLLTGDLEGEPQRELVERFVQRYGAGVDLLLAPHHGGRRANPATLAEALQPRIVVASGAQHADPVFLRSVYPRSTLFLTSESGAVTVTVTPEGTLEATPFLPTDPAARPPR from the coding sequence GTGCCCCTGCTCGCCCCCGTCCCCGCCGAACCGGGCGCCCCCGCCGATCGGGGGGCCGACCGGGCCGAGCCCCGACGGCCGGCCGTGGCGATCGCGGCGGCCCTGGCGGCGGGGGTCTGCCTCGACCGTGGCCTCGCACCGCTGATTGCGCTGCCGCTGGCGGTCGGCGCCGCGGCCGCCCTGCTGGGGCTGGCGGCGCCGGCCGTGCGGCGGGCGGCCCTGCTGGTCGCCCTCGTCGCGGTGGGCGCCGCCGCCCACCATGTGCAGTGGCGGGCCGTCGCGGCGACTGACGTGTCCCGGCGGGTGGGGGACGACGTGATCCTCGCCCGGCTCACCGGCGTGCTGATGGCCGATCCGCGGGAGTACGAGGACCCGAACCGCCCCTCCTGGGAGGACGCCCGTCGCTCCGTCGCGGAGGTGCGGTGCGAAAGGCTGGACGGCGAGGACGGCCCGGTCGCGTGCAGCGGGCGGATTCGGCTGTACGCCGCCGGGTCGCTGGGGGACCTTGGCGCCGGGGATCGGATCCGGGCGCTCGGCTGGCTGGGGCCGGTGCAGGGGCCGTCGAACCCCGGCGAGTGGGATCGTCGGGCGGCCCTGCGGCGGGAGGGAATTCGCTGCGAGATGTCCGCCGACGCCGGCACCGTCGAACGGCTGGCGGAGGGTTGGAACCTCTCGGCGCCGCTGGACTGGCTCCGCGGCCGCTGCGCCCGGCGGATCGACCGCCTGATGCCCGAACGGGCCGCCGCGGCGGCGAAGGCCCTCCTGCTGGGCGATCGCACTGACCTCACGCGCGACGATCGCCGCCGTTTCATGGCGAGCGGGGCGATGCACCTGTTGGCGATCAGCGGACTGCACGTCGGTCTGCTGGCGGCGTTCGCCGCGGGACTCTGCCGATTGGCAGGCTTCGGGGCAGGGCCGACGGCAGTGTTGTGCGTGGCGGCGGTCGTCGGCTTCGCCCTGCTGGCGGAGTTCCGCCCGCCGGTGCTGCGGGCCGTCCTGTTCGTGATGCTGGCGGCGACGGCGTGGGCCGCCCGGCGGACGCTGGATTTGTTCAACACCCTGTGCGCCGCCGCCGCGGTCGTGCTGCTGGTCACGCCGGCGTCGCTGTTCGAGCCCGGCACGCAGCTGTCGTTCGTCGCCGTGGCGGGGCTGGAGTGGGGCCGCCGCGTCTTCGCCGCCCGCCCGCCGTGGTGGCCGGCGGGGCGACTGCAATGGGGGGAGCGACTGTGGGACGGTTACCGCCTCACGGCCGGCATCGCCGTGTGGACGGCGCCGCTGGTGGCGGCGAACTTCGGCCTCGTCTCGGTCGTCGGCTACGCCCTGAACATCCTGCTCCTGCCGGCGTTCGGGGCGCTGCTCGGGCTGGGATTCGTGACGCTCGGGCTGCTGATCGTCGTCCCGCCGCTGGCGACGTGGCCGGGCGTGGCGTTCGGCGTGGGCCTCACGGCGCTGCTGTGGATCGTGGACGCCGCCGCGGCCCTGCCCGGCGGGCACTTCGCCGTCCCGCCGCCCCCGCCGTGGTGGCTGGCGGGCTGGTACGCCGGGCTGCTGGGCTCGTTGCTCCTCCCGATCCGGCGGATTCGAACCGCCGCCGGTCGCGGAGCGCTGTTAGCGGCCGGAACCCTCTGGGCGATCGCCCTGTCGGCGGCGCCCGGCGATCTGCCGGAGGGCGCATTGCGGGTCACGGCTCTCGACGTCGGCCACGGCTCGGCGACGCTGATCGAACTCCCGGACGGCCGGACGCTGCTCTACGACTGCGGCAGCCTGTCCGGCGGCGAGCGCGCCGCAGACGCCGTCGCCGCCGGCCTGCGGGCGCGGGGCCGCACGCGACTGGACGAAATCGTCATCTCGCACGCGGACATGGACCACTTCAACGGCCTGCCCGAATTGCTCACCGGCGCCGCCTGGGGCGGCGTGCGGATCGGGGGGCTGTCCGTCGGGCCGCACTTTCTGGCGTCGGGGCAGGAGGACGCCCGGGCAGCCTTGGAGGCCGCGGACGCCCTGCCGCTCGCCCGGCTCGCCCGCGGTCTGACCCGGACCGCCGGCGGGGCGACGCTCACGGTCCTGCATCCGGGGGCGACGCTGGACCCGGAGGCGTCGGACAACGATCGCAGCGTCGTGATCCTGATCGAGTACGCCGACCGCCGCCTCCTGCTGACCGGCGATCTGGAGGGCGAGCCGCAACGGGAACTCGTCGAGCGCTTCGTGCAGCGGTACGGGGCGGGCGTCGATTTGCTGCTGGCTCCGCACCACGGCGGGCGGCGAGCGAACCCGGCGACGCTGGCGGAGGCGCTTCAGCCGCGGATCGTCGTCGCCAGCGGCGCCCAGCACGCCGACCCGGTGTTTCTTCGCAGCGTCTATCCTCGCTCGACCCTCTTTCTCACCTCCGAGAGCGGCGCCGTGACCGTCACGGTGACGCCGGAGGGGACGCTGGAGGCGACGCCGTTTCTCCCGACGGACCCGGCGGCGAGGCCGCCCCGGTGA